A window from Malaclemys terrapin pileata isolate rMalTer1 chromosome 18, rMalTer1.hap1, whole genome shotgun sequence encodes these proteins:
- the RPA1 gene encoding replication protein A 70 kDa DNA-binding subunit — translation MSARLSEGAIAAIMQGENNLKPVLQVINIRAIATGNGPSRYRVLMSDGVNTLSSFMLATQLNSLIEEERLSAHCICQVNRYIVNSLKDGRRVIILMDLDVLKTADVVGANIGNPVPYNEGQGHQQQRSSAPAASPTHSKPQQQNGNSAVGPTTTKYLGPSKQFGKAGGTSFLSTPGGSQSKVVPIASLNPYQSKWTICARVTQKGQVRTWSNSRGEGKLFSIELVDESGEIRATAFNDQVDKFFPLIELNKVYYFTKGHLKTANKQYTAVKNDYEITFHNETSVVPCEDAQHLPSVQFEFVPISDLENTCKDSIVDIIGVCKSYEDISKITVKSSNREVSKRNVHLMDTSGKMVTATLWGDEAERFDGSRQPVVAIKGARVSDFGGRSLSVLSSSTVVVNPDSPEAFKLRGWFDSEGQLLECTSISDLRGGPTIGGNTNWKTLHEAKSENLGQGDKADYFSCVGTVVFLRKENCMYQACPSQDCNKKVIDQQNGLYRCEKCDREFPNFKYRMILSVNIADCQENQWVTCFQESAEVILGQNAAFLGELKEKNEQAFEEVFQNANFSSYEFRIRVKLETYNDESRIKATVMDVKPVNHKEYSKRLIMNIRKNAVQLG, via the exons ATGAGCGCGCGGCTGAGCGAGGGGGCCATCGCG GCCATAATGCAGGGAGAAAATAATTTGAAGCCTGTCCTCCAAGTCATT AACATCCGTGCCATCGCCACAGGAAATGGGCCATCTCGTTACCGTGTGCTGATGAGCGATGGGGTGAACACGCTTTCCT CTTTCATGTTGGCTACACAGCTGAATTCTCTAATTGAAGAGGAGCGCTTGTCTGCCCACTGTATCTGCCAGGTTAACAGATACATTGTTAACAGCCTGAAAGATGGAAG GAGAGTGATTATATTGATGGATTTAGATGTTCTGAAAACAGCTGATGTAGTTGGTGCAAATATTGGCAATCCAGTACCATACAATGAAG GACAGGGGCACCAGCAGCAACGTTCCTcagctccagcagccagcccaaCACACAGCAAACCACAGCAGCAGAATGGAAATTCAGCAGTAG GCCCCACTACTACTAAGTACCTTGGTCCCTCAAAGCAGTTTGGTAAAGCAGGTGGTACTAGCTTCTTGAGCACCCCTGGTGGATCACAGTCCAAAGTGGTACCAATTGCCAGTCTGAATCCATACCAATCCAA ATGGACCATTTGTGCTCGTGTTACCCAAAAAGGCCAGGTTCGCACATGGAGCAACTCCCGTGGTGAAGGAAAGCTGTTCTCTATAGAGCTGGTTGATGAAAGT GGTGAAATTAGAGCTACTGCTTTCAATGATCAAGTGGACAAGTTCTTTCCCCTCATTGAATTGAACAAG GTGTATTACTTCACCAAAGGCCATCTGAAGACGGCTAACAAGCAGTATACAGCTGTGAAAAATGACTATGAGATCACATTCCATAATGAGACTTCTGTTGTACCCTgtgaggatgctcagcaccttcctTCGGTTCAGTTTGAGTTTGTGCCCATCTCTGACTTGGAGAACACATGCAAAGACTCAATTGTCG ACATAATTGGAGTCTGTAAGAGCTATGAAGACATCTCTAAAATTACAGTGAAATCTAGCAATAGAGAGGTGTCCAAGAGGAATGTGCATTTGATGGATACATCTGGGAAGATGGTGACAGCTACTCTGTGGGGAGATGAG GCTGAAAGATTTGATGGTTCTAGACAACCTGTGGTAGCCATCAAAGGAGCCAGAGTCTCTGATTTCGGTGGCCGGAGTCTCTCTGTTCTGTCCTCAAGCACGGTTGTGGTGAACCCAGATAGTCCAGAGGCATTTAAGCTCCGAGGATG GTTTGACTCTGAAGGGCAGCTTTTGGAATGTACCTCAATCTCTGATCTGAGAGGTGGACCAACAATTGGGGGAAATACCAACTGGAAAACTTTGCATGAAGCTAAATCTGAAAATTTGGGACAAGGAGATAAG GCAGATTATTTTAGCTGCGTGGGCACAGTGGTATTCCTGCGCAAAGAGAACTGCATGTACCAGGCATGTCCCTCTCAGGACTGCAATAAGAAAGTGATAGACCAACAAAATGGACTGTATCGCTGTGAGAAATGCGATCGCGAGTTCCCCAACTTCAAGTATCGCATGATACTCTCG GTGAACATTGCAGACTGTCAGGAGAATCAGTGGGTGACTTGTTTTCAGGAGTCAGCAGAGGTCATTCTTGggcaaaatgctgctttcctgggAGAACTGAAAGAAAAG AATGAGCAGGCATTTGAGGAAGTGTTCCAAAATGCCAACTTCAGCTCATACGAATTCAGGATCAGAGTCAAGCTGGAGACTTACAAT GATGAATCTCGTATTAAAGCCACAGTAATGGATGTGAAGCCTGTGAACCACAAAGAATACAGCAAGAGGCTGATCATGAACATCAGAAAAAACGCAGTGCAGCTAGGATAA